Proteins encoded in a region of the Novibacillus thermophilus genome:
- the gpmI gene encoding 2,3-bisphosphoglycerate-independent phosphoglycerate mutase codes for MAVPKPVALIILDGFALRVEREGNAVAHAHKPNFDRYWSEYPHTTLTACGEAVGLPEGQMGNSEVGHLNIGAGRIVYQDLTRIAKAVEDRTFFANDALLQAINHVKKRNSSLHVMGLLSDGGVHSHNEHLYALLRLAKREGLDRVYVHAFLDGRDVAPDSGVRYVEELMGQMEDIGIGELATLQGRYYAMDRDKRWDRVQKAYRAIVEGTGQETNNPLQAIRDSYGEGVYDEFVLPTVCVREDGEPVGKVSDGDALICFNFRPDRVIQISQSLTQDDFDGFTRMTRPEDLCYVSMTKYSDTIDARVAFPPELPQETLGEVVSQAGLKQLRIAETEKYPHVTYFFSGGREEKFAGEKRILINSPKVATYDLKPEMSVYEVTEALMKEIEEGTHDFIVLNFANPDMVGHSGKFEPTVRAVEAVDACLGQVVDTLLGVGGIAVITADHGNADMVVDQNGNAVTSHTTNPVPFIVTKKGLRLRDDGILADIAPTVLQLMELKQPKAMTGKSVIKQVP; via the coding sequence ATGGCAGTACCTAAACCTGTAGCTCTCATCATATTGGACGGTTTCGCCCTGCGTGTAGAGCGTGAGGGGAACGCTGTCGCCCATGCGCACAAGCCCAATTTTGACCGCTACTGGTCCGAGTACCCGCACACGACGTTGACCGCGTGCGGTGAAGCCGTCGGTTTACCGGAAGGGCAGATGGGCAATTCGGAAGTCGGGCATTTAAACATCGGGGCCGGACGCATCGTCTATCAAGACTTAACGCGCATTGCGAAAGCGGTGGAAGATCGTACGTTTTTCGCCAACGATGCCCTGCTCCAAGCCATCAACCACGTAAAAAAGCGGAACAGTTCCCTGCACGTGATGGGACTGCTGTCTGACGGCGGTGTACATAGTCACAATGAGCACTTGTACGCCCTGCTGCGATTGGCAAAACGGGAAGGTCTGGATCGTGTCTACGTGCACGCTTTTTTAGACGGCCGCGATGTCGCTCCCGACAGCGGAGTCCGCTATGTAGAAGAGTTGATGGGGCAAATGGAAGACATCGGGATCGGTGAACTGGCGACTTTACAGGGACGCTACTACGCTATGGACCGCGATAAACGGTGGGATCGGGTACAAAAAGCGTACCGCGCCATCGTGGAAGGGACTGGGCAAGAAACGAACAACCCGCTGCAGGCCATTCGTGATTCCTACGGAGAAGGAGTGTATGACGAATTCGTCCTTCCGACGGTGTGTGTGCGGGAGGACGGTGAACCAGTCGGAAAGGTATCGGACGGCGATGCCCTCATTTGCTTTAACTTCCGTCCAGACCGGGTGATTCAAATCTCCCAATCGTTGACGCAAGACGATTTTGACGGCTTTACACGCATGACGCGCCCAGAAGATTTGTGTTACGTCTCGATGACTAAATACAGCGATACGATTGACGCCAGGGTCGCTTTTCCGCCTGAGCTCCCGCAAGAGACGTTGGGAGAAGTGGTGAGCCAGGCGGGCTTGAAACAGTTGCGCATAGCTGAAACGGAAAAATACCCCCACGTCACGTACTTCTTCAGCGGCGGGCGCGAAGAGAAATTCGCGGGGGAGAAACGCATATTAATTAACTCCCCGAAGGTGGCGACGTACGACTTGAAGCCGGAGATGAGCGTGTATGAAGTGACGGAAGCCCTCATGAAAGAAATAGAAGAGGGAACTCACGATTTTATTGTCTTGAATTTTGCCAATCCGGACATGGTCGGTCATTCTGGTAAGTTTGAGCCGACTGTCCGGGCCGTGGAAGCGGTGGACGCGTGCCTCGGCCAAGTCGTTGACACACTGCTCGGTGTCGGGGGGATTGCCGTCATAACGGCCGATCACGGCAACGCCGACATGGTGGTCGATCAGAACGGTAACGCGGTGACATCCCACACGACAAATCCCGTACCGTTTATCGTGACGAAAAAAGGGCTCCGGTTGCGGGACGACGGCATTCTCGCCGATATTGCCCCCACCGTCCTTCAGTTAATGGAGCTAAAGCAACCGAAAGCGATGACAGGAAAATCCGTGATCAAGCAGGTACCGTAA
- the gap gene encoding type I glyceraldehyde-3-phosphate dehydrogenase gives MVTRIGINGFGRIGRNVFRASLQHKDVEVVAVNDLTDAETLAHLLKYDSVHGTLETAVEAGAGAITVGGKEIKVLSERDPAQLPWGDLGVDLVIESTGRFTKRADAAKHLEGGAKKVIISAPSKDADHMIVLGVNEDTYDPAAHDVISNASCTTNCLAPMAKVLHEAFGIKRGLMTTVHSYTNDQQILDLPHKDLRRARAAGQSIIPTTTGAAAAVGKVLPELNGKLNGMAMRVPTPNVSVVDLVAELEQRVEVEDVNRTLKAAAEGRLKGILAYSDEPLVSKDYNGDPHSSVIDALSTMVLDDNMVKVVSWYDNEWGYSNRCVELAAYVMKQG, from the coding sequence GTGGTAACGAGAATAGGGATTAACGGATTTGGACGCATCGGGCGCAACGTGTTCCGCGCTTCACTTCAGCACAAAGATGTCGAAGTCGTCGCTGTTAACGATTTGACTGACGCGGAAACACTGGCCCATTTGTTAAAATACGACTCCGTACACGGTACCCTGGAGACGGCAGTCGAAGCGGGGGCAGGGGCGATCACAGTCGGCGGAAAAGAAATCAAAGTCCTTTCCGAACGAGACCCCGCCCAATTGCCGTGGGGGGACCTCGGGGTCGACTTGGTGATTGAATCGACGGGACGCTTTACGAAGCGGGCCGATGCGGCGAAACATTTAGAAGGCGGTGCGAAAAAAGTGATTATTTCCGCTCCGTCCAAAGACGCCGACCACATGATCGTCTTGGGTGTGAACGAGGACACGTACGATCCTGCCGCCCACGACGTCATCTCCAACGCATCGTGTACGACGAACTGTTTGGCTCCCATGGCTAAAGTGTTGCACGAGGCATTCGGAATTAAGCGAGGTCTGATGACAACCGTCCACTCCTACACGAACGACCAGCAGATTTTAGACCTGCCGCACAAGGACTTGCGCCGGGCCCGCGCTGCCGGCCAGTCGATCATTCCGACGACGACAGGTGCCGCTGCCGCTGTCGGTAAGGTGCTGCCGGAGTTGAACGGCAAATTGAACGGGATGGCGATGCGGGTTCCGACACCGAACGTCTCGGTCGTCGACCTCGTCGCTGAGTTAGAGCAACGTGTAGAGGTGGAAGACGTCAACAGGACATTAAAAGCAGCTGCGGAAGGCCGGTTAAAAGGTATACTCGCGTACAGCGACGAGCCCCTCGTATCTAAAGACTATAACGGCGACCCCCATTCTTCTGTCATCGACGCCCTGTCGACGATGGTGCTCGATGACAACATGGTGAAAGTCGTCTCATGGTATGACAACGAATGGGGTTATTCCAACCGTTGTGTGGAACTGGCCGCTTACGTGATGAAACAGGGATGA
- a CDS encoding sugar-binding transcriptional regulator — protein MKRLLAMQKQLLPDLLDVMKKRYDLLRHIQLLQPIGRRSLAVSVNMTERVLRGEVDFLKRQGLIVTQSVGMSLTDEGRQLVDEMELLMKELFGLGELEQELAVKFGLSEVVIVPGNADQSLAAKKALGRAGANVLLNKARPGDVIAVNGGTTVAAVAEMLTDSPVLKETIFVPSRGGLGEAVELQANYLASLMAKKTGASYRLMHVPDQMSEEVYRSLMNEPNILDVLKVIRRARIVLHGIGDALAMATRRNAPASLIAKLREKKAVGEAFGYYFNRRGEIVHRMQTVGLRLEDVHQAEIVIAVAGGASKGEAIASVCRGGSRDILVTDEAAAQSMIHLLAKKTEEDVYRGNENRD, from the coding sequence ATGAAGCGGCTTCTAGCGATGCAAAAACAGCTGCTCCCTGACTTGTTGGATGTGATGAAGAAGCGTTACGACCTTTTGCGTCACATCCAGTTGCTGCAGCCGATCGGAAGGCGGAGTTTGGCGGTGTCCGTCAACATGACAGAACGGGTTTTGCGGGGGGAAGTCGACTTTCTCAAACGTCAGGGTTTGATCGTCACCCAGAGTGTCGGCATGAGTCTGACGGATGAGGGACGGCAGTTAGTTGATGAGATGGAGCTCTTAATGAAAGAACTGTTCGGGTTGGGGGAACTAGAGCAGGAGCTCGCCGTGAAGTTCGGTCTGTCGGAAGTGGTCATCGTCCCCGGAAACGCGGATCAGTCTCTCGCCGCTAAAAAAGCTTTAGGCCGAGCTGGAGCCAACGTCCTGCTGAATAAGGCCCGGCCGGGAGACGTGATCGCGGTGAACGGCGGGACGACTGTTGCAGCGGTGGCCGAAATGCTCACAGATTCTCCGGTATTGAAAGAGACGATTTTTGTCCCGTCTCGCGGAGGGCTGGGAGAAGCCGTTGAGCTGCAGGCAAACTATCTGGCTTCGCTCATGGCCAAAAAAACTGGGGCCTCTTACCGGCTGATGCACGTACCGGATCAAATGAGCGAAGAGGTGTACCGGTCACTGATGAATGAGCCGAACATTTTAGACGTGCTCAAGGTGATTCGACGGGCGCGCATCGTGTTGCACGGGATTGGAGATGCCTTGGCCATGGCCACCAGGAGGAACGCCCCGGCATCACTGATCGCCAAACTGCGAGAAAAGAAAGCTGTCGGAGAAGCGTTTGGCTACTACTTCAACCGGAGGGGCGAAATCGTGCATCGCATGCAAACAGTCGGGTTGCGCCTCGAAGATGTGCACCAGGCGGAAATTGTCATTGCGGTCGCCGGCGGTGCGAGTAAAGGGGAAGCGATCGCTTCCGTGTGCCGGGGCGGCAGCCGTGACATACTGGTGACGGACGAGGCTGCGGCGCAATCGATGATCCACCTTTTAGCAAAGAAAACTGAGGAGGATGTATACCGTGGTAACGAGAATAGGGATTAA
- the tpiA gene encoding triose-phosphate isomerase: protein MRIPIIAGNWKMHKTVEETKNFWDTVKNWQKPSGVEAVICAPFTALPALADAARNSEIGVGAQNVHWEREGAFTGEISPVMLKQLGVGYCIIGHSERRAYFAETDEAVNKKAKALFDVDIVPIVCVGEQLEERENDETKKVVKRQVTQALDGLRSRDVKRLVVAYEPVWAIGTGKTATAEDANDVIAYIRKVIADLYDQQVANEVRIQYGGSVKPDNVERFMAQPDIDGALVGGASLDPASFRALVEGGRG from the coding sequence ATGCGAATCCCGATCATAGCGGGAAACTGGAAAATGCACAAAACTGTGGAAGAAACGAAAAATTTTTGGGACACGGTCAAAAACTGGCAGAAGCCCAGCGGGGTGGAAGCTGTCATTTGTGCCCCTTTTACCGCGCTGCCGGCACTCGCAGATGCTGCACGAAACAGTGAAATCGGTGTTGGCGCTCAAAACGTTCACTGGGAACGGGAAGGGGCTTTTACGGGAGAAATCAGCCCCGTGATGCTCAAACAGCTAGGAGTCGGCTATTGCATCATTGGACACTCCGAACGGCGGGCCTATTTCGCCGAAACGGACGAGGCAGTCAACAAAAAGGCGAAAGCCCTCTTCGATGTAGATATCGTCCCCATTGTATGTGTCGGAGAACAATTGGAAGAGCGGGAAAACGACGAAACGAAAAAAGTCGTCAAACGGCAGGTGACACAGGCGTTAGACGGCTTGCGTTCCCGCGACGTGAAGCGTCTCGTCGTCGCGTATGAACCCGTTTGGGCGATCGGCACCGGGAAGACTGCGACGGCAGAAGACGCCAACGACGTCATTGCCTATATTCGCAAGGTGATTGCTGATTTGTACGACCAGCAAGTGGCGAACGAAGTGCGCATTCAGTACGGCGGCAGTGTAAAACCGGATAACGTCGAACGCTTCATGGCTCAGCCCGACATTGACGGAGCGCTGGTCGGCGGTGCCAGCCTGGATCCGGCATCGTTCAGGGCTCTCGTAGAAGGAGGACGGGGATAG
- a CDS encoding phosphoglycerate kinase, producing MNKQSVRDIDVKGKKVFCRVDFNVPLEDGRIVDDTRIKAAIPTVRYLVERGAKVILSSHLGRPKGKVVEKLRLTPVAVRLADILGRTVEKVDEAVGDEVEAKISAMREGDIVLLENVRFYPGEEQNDPELARAFAKLADVYVNDAFGAAHRAHASTAGIAEYLPAVAGLLMEKELETLGRALRTPERPFTAIVGGAKVRDKIGVIENLLDKADNLMIGGGLAYTFVKAKGFEIGKSLLERDKVDLAKQFMEKAERLGVNFYMPEDAVVATQFAPDAPSEVVPIDRIPKDAEALDIGPKTREVYADVIKSSKLVIWNGPMGVFEFDAFAHGTNAVAQAMAEADATTIIGGGDSAAAVEKAGLSDRITHISTGGGASLEFMEGKELPGVAALNDR from the coding sequence GTGAACAAACAGTCTGTCCGCGATATTGACGTCAAGGGAAAGAAAGTGTTTTGCCGCGTCGACTTCAACGTTCCGTTAGAAGACGGTCGCATTGTCGACGATACAAGAATTAAAGCGGCGATTCCGACTGTCCGCTACCTCGTGGAACGAGGTGCCAAAGTGATCCTCTCAAGCCACCTCGGAAGACCGAAAGGAAAAGTTGTGGAAAAGCTCCGCCTGACTCCCGTCGCTGTCCGCTTGGCGGACATATTGGGCCGCACGGTGGAAAAAGTGGACGAAGCCGTCGGAGACGAGGTTGAAGCGAAAATATCCGCAATGCGGGAAGGGGATATCGTGCTGTTGGAGAATGTGCGGTTCTATCCGGGAGAGGAGCAAAACGATCCCGAACTGGCCCGCGCCTTCGCTAAGCTGGCCGATGTCTACGTCAATGACGCCTTCGGTGCGGCCCACAGGGCCCACGCGTCAACGGCCGGGATTGCGGAGTACCTGCCGGCAGTGGCCGGACTGCTTATGGAAAAAGAACTGGAAACCCTCGGTCGAGCCCTTCGAACACCGGAACGGCCGTTTACGGCTATCGTCGGGGGCGCGAAAGTGCGGGACAAGATCGGTGTGATCGAAAACTTGCTCGACAAAGCGGACAATCTTATGATTGGAGGGGGATTGGCTTACACTTTCGTCAAAGCAAAAGGTTTTGAAATCGGAAAGTCCCTTCTCGAGCGGGACAAGGTCGATCTGGCGAAACAGTTTATGGAGAAAGCCGAACGCCTAGGTGTCAACTTTTATATGCCGGAAGACGCTGTCGTGGCCACACAGTTTGCCCCGGATGCACCATCTGAGGTCGTTCCGATTGACCGCATTCCGAAAGATGCGGAGGCGCTTGACATCGGCCCTAAAACGAGGGAAGTGTACGCCGACGTGATAAAAAGCTCCAAACTCGTTATCTGGAACGGTCCGATGGGCGTTTTTGAATTCGACGCGTTTGCCCACGGGACGAACGCGGTTGCCCAGGCGATGGCAGAAGCGGATGCCACCACCATTATCGGAGGGGGCGATTCAGCAGCAGCTGTGGAAAAAGCGGGGCTTTCCGACAGGATCACCCATATTTCGACGGGGGGTGGCGCGTCGCTTGAATTCATGGAAGGGAAGGAACTCCCCGGCGTCGCGGCCCTCAACGACCGGTAA